A window of the Bacteroides thetaiotaomicron VPI-5482 genome harbors these coding sequences:
- the rpoC gene encoding DNA-directed RNA polymerase subunit beta', which translates to MAFRKENKTKSNFSKISIGLASPEEILENSSGEVLKPETINYRTYKPERDGLFCERIFGPIKDYECHCGKYKRIRYKGIVCDRCGVEVTEKKVRRERMGHIQLVVPVAHIWYFRSLPNKIGYLLGLPTKKLDSIIYYERYVVIQPGVKAEDGIAEYDLLSEEEYLDILDTLPKDNQYLEDNDPNKFIAKMGAEAIYDLLARLDLDALSYELRHRAGNDASQQRKNEALKRLQVVESFRASRGRNKPEWMIVRIVPVIPPELRPLVPLDGGRFATSDLNDLYRRVIIRNNRLKRLIEIKAPEVILRNEKRMLQESVDSLFDNSRKSSAVKTDANRPLKSLSDSLKGKQGRFRQNLLGKRVDYSARSVIVVGPELKMGECGIPKLMAAELYKPFIIRKLIERGIVKTVKSAKKIVDRKEAVIWDILEHVMKGHPVLLNRAPTLHRLGIQAFQPKMIEGKAIQLHPLACTAFNADFDGDQMAVHLPLSNEAILEAQMLMLQSHNILNPANGAPITVPAQDMVLGLYYITKLRAGAKGEGLTFYGPEEALIAYNEGKVDIHAPVKVIVKDVDENGNIVDVMRETSVGRVIVNEIVPPEAGYINTIISKKSLRDIISDVIKVCGVAKAADFLDGIKNLGYQMAFKGGLSFNLGDIIIPKEKETLVQKGYDEVEQVVNNYNMGFITNNERYNQVIDIWTHVNSELSNILMKTISSDDQGFNSVYMMLDSGARGSKEQIRQLSGMRGLMAKLQKAGAEGGQIIENPILSNFKEGLSVLEYFISTHGARKGLADTALKTADAGYLTRRLVDVSHDVIITEEDCGTLRGLVCTDLKNNDEVIATLYERILGRVSVHDIIHPTTGELLVAGGEEITEEVAKKIQDSPIESVEIRSVLTCEAKKGVCAKCYGRNLATSRMVQKGEAVGVIAAQSIGEPGTQLTLRTFHAGGTAANIAANASIVAKNSARLEFEELRTVDIVDEMGEAAKVVVGRLAEVRFVDVNTGIVLSTHNVPYGSTLYVSDGDLVEKGKLIAKWDPFNAVIITEATGKIEFEGVIENVTYKVESDEATGLREIIIIESKDKTKVPSAHILTEDGDLIRTYNLPVGGHVIIENGQKVKAGEVIVKIPRAVGKAGDITGGLPRVTELFEARNPSNPAVVSEIDGEVTMGKIKRGNREIIVTSKTGEVKKYLVALSKQILVQENDYVRAGTPLSDGATTPADILAIKGPTAVQEYIVNEVQDVYRLQGVKINDKHFEIIVRQMMRKVQIDEPGDTRFLEQQVVDKLEFMEENDRIWGKKVVVDAGDSQNMQPGQIVTARKLRDENSMLKRRDLKPVEVRDAVAATSTQILQGITRAALQTSSFMSAASFQETTKVLNEAAINGKTDKLEGMKENVICGHLIPAGTGQREFEKIIVGSKEEYDRILANKKTVLDYNEVE; encoded by the coding sequence GCATTTTTGGTCCTATTAAGGATTACGAATGCCATTGCGGTAAATATAAGCGTATCCGTTATAAAGGTATCGTCTGCGACCGTTGTGGTGTAGAAGTTACAGAAAAGAAAGTACGCCGTGAACGTATGGGACATATACAGTTGGTGGTGCCGGTGGCACACATCTGGTATTTCCGTTCGCTTCCAAATAAGATCGGTTATTTGCTCGGACTGCCGACAAAGAAGCTGGATTCGATTATATATTACGAACGTTATGTTGTTATTCAGCCGGGTGTAAAGGCTGAAGATGGCATTGCCGAATATGATTTACTTTCTGAAGAAGAATATCTGGATATTCTGGATACACTTCCGAAGGACAATCAATATCTGGAGGATAATGATCCGAATAAGTTCATCGCTAAGATGGGAGCTGAAGCAATCTATGATTTGCTGGCTCGTTTGGATCTGGATGCTCTGTCTTATGAATTGCGTCACCGTGCAGGCAATGATGCTTCACAGCAACGTAAGAATGAGGCATTGAAACGTCTGCAGGTTGTAGAATCGTTCCGTGCATCACGTGGACGTAACAAGCCGGAATGGATGATTGTACGTATCGTACCGGTTATTCCGCCCGAACTCCGTCCATTGGTTCCATTGGATGGTGGTCGTTTTGCTACTTCTGACTTGAATGACCTTTATCGTCGTGTTATCATTCGTAACAACCGTCTGAAGAGATTGATCGAAATCAAAGCTCCGGAAGTAATCTTGCGTAATGAGAAACGTATGCTTCAGGAATCTGTAGACTCATTGTTCGATAATTCACGTAAATCAAGTGCAGTGAAGACGGATGCTAACCGTCCGTTGAAATCACTGTCTGATAGCTTGAAAGGTAAACAAGGACGTTTCCGTCAGAACTTGTTGGGTAAACGTGTTGACTACTCTGCACGTTCGGTAATTGTCGTTGGTCCGGAACTGAAGATGGGTGAGTGCGGTATTCCTAAATTGATGGCTGCCGAACTTTATAAGCCGTTTATTATCCGTAAGCTCATTGAACGTGGTATCGTTAAGACGGTGAAATCTGCAAAGAAGATTGTAGATCGTAAGGAAGCGGTGATCTGGGATATTCTGGAACACGTAATGAAAGGACATCCTGTACTGTTGAACCGTGCTCCGACATTGCACCGTTTGGGTATCCAGGCATTCCAGCCGAAGATGATCGAAGGTAAAGCTATCCAGTTGCACCCGTTGGCATGTACGGCATTCAACGCCGACTTCGACGGTGACCAGATGGCTGTTCACTTGCCTTTGAGTAACGAAGCAATTCTTGAAGCTCAGATGTTGATGCTTCAGTCACATAATATCCTGAATCCGGCAAATGGTGCGCCTATTACTGTGCCTGCACAGGATATGGTTCTTGGTTTGTATTACATTACCAAGTTGCGTGCTGGTGCTAAGGGAGAAGGACTTACATTCTACGGACCGGAAGAAGCATTAATCGCTTATAATGAAGGTAAGGTAGATATTCATGCTCCGGTAAAGGTGATCGTGAAAGACGTTGATGAAAATGGTAACATTGTTGACGTTATGCGTGAAACTTCTGTAGGACGTGTGATTGTTAATGAAATTGTTCCTCCTGAAGCAGGTTATATCAATACGATTATTTCTAAGAAATCTCTTCGTGATATCATTAGTGATGTAATCAAGGTTTGTGGTGTGGCTAAAGCTGCAGACTTCTTGGATGGAATCAAGAACTTAGGTTACCAAATGGCCTTTAAGGGTGGTTTGTCATTCAACTTGGGTGATATTATTATCCCGAAAGAAAAAGAGACATTGGTACAAAAAGGTTACGACGAAGTTGAACAAGTCGTAAACAACTATAATATGGGTTTCATTACCAACAACGAACGTTATAATCAGGTAATTGATATCTGGACACATGTGAACTCTGAGTTGTCTAACATCTTGATGAAAACTATTTCTTCGGATGACCAAGGATTTAACTCTGTATACATGATGCTGGATTCGGGTGCCCGTGGTTCTAAAGAACAGATTCGTCAGTTGTCCGGTATGCGTGGTTTGATGGCTAAGCTCCAGAAAGCTGGTGCTGAAGGTGGTCAGATTATTGAAAACCCGATCTTGTCAAACTTTAAAGAGGGACTTTCTGTGTTGGAGTACTTTATCTCTACTCACGGTGCCCGTAAAGGTTTGGCGGATACCGCTTTGAAGACTGCCGATGCCGGATATTTGACTCGTCGTCTGGTAGACGTTTCTCACGACGTGATCATCACGGAAGAAGACTGCGGTACACTTCGTGGATTGGTTTGTACAGACTTGAAGAATAACGATGAAGTAATCGCTACCCTGTATGAACGCATCTTAGGTCGTGTTTCTGTACATGATATTATTCATCCTACTACAGGCGAATTGCTTGTTGCCGGTGGTGAAGAAATCACAGAAGAAGTTGCTAAGAAGATTCAGGATTCTCCGATTGAAAGCGTTGAAATCCGTTCTGTATTGACTTGTGAAGCGAAGAAGGGTGTTTGTGCTAAGTGTTACGGACGTAACCTGGCAACAAGCCGCATGGTTCAGAAGGGTGAGGCTGTCGGTGTAATTGCTGCTCAGTCAATCGGTGAGCCGGGTACACAGTTGACATTGCGTACATTCCACGCTGGTGGTACTGCTGCGAATATTGCGGCAAATGCAAGTATTGTGGCTAAGAACAGTGCTCGTCTGGAATTTGAAGAACTTCGTACGGTAGATATCGTAGACGAAATGGGTGAAGCTGCAAAAGTAGTGGTAGGCCGTTTGGCTGAAGTTCGTTTTGTGGACGTAAATACTGGTATCGTTCTTTCTACGCACAATGTACCTTATGGTTCTACATTATATGTATCGGATGGTGATCTGGTTGAAAAGGGTAAGTTAATTGCTAAATGGGACCCGTTCAATGCCGTTATTATAACTGAAGCAACTGGTAAGATTGAATTCGAAGGTGTAATTGAGAATGTTACCTATAAAGTGGAATCGGATGAAGCAACCGGTCTTCGTGAAATCATCATTATTGAATCTAAGGATAAAACGAAAGTTCCTTCGGCTCATATCCTGACAGAAGACGGTGATCTGATTCGTACTTATAACTTACCGGTAGGTGGTCACGTGATTATTGAAAATGGTCAGAAAGTGAAAGCCGGTGAAGTAATCGTGAAGATTCCGCGTGCTGTAGGTAAGGCGGGTGACATCACGGGTGGTCTTCCTCGTGTTACTGAGTTGTTTGAAGCACGTAATCCGTCTAATCCTGCTGTCGTTTCTGAAATTGACGGTGAGGTTACAATGGGTAAGATCAAGCGTGGTAACCGTGAAATCATCGTAACTTCGAAAACAGGTGAAGTGAAGAAGTATCTTGTTGCATTGTCCAAACAGATTCTGGTTCAGGAGAACGACTATGTGCGTGCTGGTACTCCATTATCTGACGGTGCTACTACTCCGGCTGATATCCTGGCAATTAAAGGTCCTACGGCTGTACAGGAATATATTGTGAATGAAGTTCAGGATGTATACCGTCTGCAGGGTGTGAAGATCAATGATAAGCATTTTGAGATTATCGTTCGCCAGATGATGCGTAAGGTTCAGATCGATGAGCCGGGTGATACTCGCTTCTTGGAACAACAGGTAGTGGATAAGCTTGAGTTTATGGAGGAAAACGATCGTATCTGGGGTAAGAAAGTGGTTGTTGATGCAGGTGATTCTCAGAATATGCAGCCGGGACAGATTGTGACTGCCCGTAAGTTGCGTGATGAGAACAGTATGCTGAAGCGCCGTGACTTGAAACCTGTTGAGGTACGTGATGCTGTAGCTGCAACTTCTACTCAGATTCTTCAGGGTATTACGCGTGCTGCACTGCAGACTTCAAGCTTTATGTCAGCTGCATCCTTCCAGGAAACAACGAAGGTGTTGAATGAGGCTGCTATCAATGGCAAGACAGATAAACTTGAAGGAATGAAGGAAAACGTAATTTGCGGTCACTTAATTCCGGCAGGTACAGGTCAGCGTGAATTTGAAAAGATTATCGTTGGTTCAAAAGAAGAGTATGATCGTATCTTGGCGAACAAGAAGACAGTACTTGATTACAATGAAGTAGAATAA